One segment of Primulina tabacum isolate GXHZ01 chromosome 14, ASM2559414v2, whole genome shotgun sequence DNA contains the following:
- the LOC142524976 gene encoding uncharacterized protein LOC142524976, translating into MAEHRENERQNPPEAIPIRDHFRPVINNHYPGIARGTINANNFELKPALINMVQQNQFAGTAISDTHVHLRPFLEITDTELATKFLAKYFPPAKSAQLKIEISTFRQTGFEQLYEAWERYKELLRKCPNHGFEDWVQIELFYNGLNGQTRGTMDAAAGGTIFAKSPEQAYDLLEQMTINSYQWPSERA; encoded by the exons ATGGCTGAACACAGAGAAAATGAAAGACAAAATCCGCCAGAGgctatacctatcagagatcacttcAGACCAGTGATTAACAATCACTACCCTGGTATTGCGAGAGGGACCATCAATGCCAATAATTTCGAGTTGAAGCCTGCTCTGATCAACATGGTTCAGCAAAACCAGTTTGCTGGAACTGCCATTTCTGATACTCACGTTCATTTGAGGCCATTCCTGGAGATAACGGATaca GAGTTAGCGACTAAATTTCTGGCAAAATACTTTCCCCCTGCAAAGTCTGCacaattgaagattgagattagcACTTTCAGGCAGACTGGATTTGAGCAATTGTACGAGGCATGGGAAAGATACAAGGAGTTGTTGAGAAAGTGCCCGAACCATGGCTTCGAAGACTGGGTGCAGATTGAATTATTCTACAACGGTCTAAATGGGCAAACAAGAGGAACAATGGATGctgcagctggtggcacgatctttgcTAAATCTCCCGAGCAAGCTTATgacttgcttgaacagatgacgaTAAATAGCTACCAGTGGCCGTCTGAAAGGGCATGA
- the LOC142523625 gene encoding E3 ubiquitin-protein ligase WAVH1-like has product MHEPKLILFSDDELPPLVTADPVSSAPPADAQNISIRTIPERVAVASSESVSEFSVLVQIMAPPVGDLGNTPMDLVAVLDVSGSMHGSKLALLKSAVVFVIDRLGPSDRLSIVSFSTRAQRVLSLRRMTEDGRENAKQCVNSLLASGCTNILEALEMGVQVLEERRYKDPVGKHHILFRWNGYLLPCHTFSTSRTASTISASIACFYLSRKPPRNGRS; this is encoded by the coding sequence ATGCATGAGCCAAAACTGATTCTATTTTCTGATGATGAACTGCCGCCTTTGGTCACTGCTGATCCTGTGTCTTCTGCTCCACCTGCTGACGCACAAAATATCAGTATCAGGACCATTCCAGAGAGGGTCGCTGTAGCTTCTTCGGAATCTGTTTCAGAATTTTCTGTTCTTGTTCAAATAATGGCACCACCAGTGGGAGACTTAGGTAACACTCCTATGGATCTTGTTGCTGTGCTAGATGTCAGTGGCAGCATGCATGGATCAAAATTGGCGCTCCTGAAAAGTGCTGTTGTCTTTGTGATCGATAGGTTGGGTCCTTCTGACCGACTTTCGATCGTGTCATTTTCAACTCGTGCTCAGAGAGTTTTATCCTTGCGCAGAATGACAGAGGATGGGCGCGAAAATGCTAAACAGTGTGTGAATTCACTTTTGGCAAGTGGCTGCACCAATATTTTAGAAGCTTTGGAGATGGGAGTTCAGGTTCTTGAAGAAAGGCGGTACAAGGATCCGGTCGGTAAGCATCATATTCTTTTCAGATGGAATGGATACTTGTTACCGTGCCACACATTTTCCACGTCCAGGACAGCCTCCACCATATCTGCATCTATTGCCTG